Sequence from the Sanguibacter keddieii DSM 10542 genome:
GCGGTGCCCGTGCGACGTGCTGGACGACGGCGCGGGTCGCCGTCTGCGACAGCATCACGTCGCCGGCTGCGACACCCCGGACCGCGTCGACGAGCTCGGCCGGTTCGGCGACCTTGCTGAGGAACCCGTCAGCACCCGCTTGGAGCGCCGCCAGGACGTCGGGGTCGTCGTCGAAGGTCGTGAGCACCAGGATCCGCAGCGACTCGAGGTCGGGCATGCTCCTCAGCCGTCGGATCGCCTCGATGCCGTCCAGGACAGGCATCCGCAGGTCCATGAGGACCACGTCGGGCCGCAGGCTGGCGCACATGCGCACACCGGTGTCCCCGTCCGCGGCCTCGCCGACCACGCTGAGGTCCGGGGCGCCCTGGAGGATCCCCCGGACACCGGCCCGGATCATGGCCTGGTCGTCGACCACCACCACGGTGGTCACCTGCCCGGCGCTCGCACCGGGAGTCGTCACACTCATGCTGACGGCCTCGCACTCTCGATCGGGAGGTCTGCGACGACCTCGAAACCCTGCTCGGTGTCCCCCACCGACAGGTGACCACCCGCTGCTGACACCCGCTCGTGCATCCCCACCAGACCGAAGCCCGCACGCCCAGGCTCGTCCGGCGACGACCCGTGCTGGTTGACGACGCGCACCGTCACCGACTGGTCGTCCCGGACGACGCTGGCCTCGACGCGACCGTCTCCGTACCGCACCGCGTTGGTGAGGCCTTCTTGCAGGACCCGGAACACCGTCACGTCGACGACCTGCGGCAGCTCCACACTGCTGTTGTGCTGCGCTGCGCCGTCGTGCTCTCCGGTCCCGACCCGTTCGGTGTAGGAGACCTGGACACCGGAGGCACGCACCGACCGGA
This genomic interval carries:
- a CDS encoding response regulator is translated as MSVTTPGASAGQVTTVVVVDDQAMIRAGVRGILQGAPDLSVVGEAADGDTGVRMCASLRPDVVLMDLRMPVLDGIEAIRRLRSMPDLESLRILVLTTFDDDPDVLAALQAGADGFLSKVAEPAELVDAVRGVAAGDVMLSQTATRAVVQHVARAPRPAEPDPVLAQQVASLTPRERTIVKQAAQGLDNLQISRQLHISPHTVKTHLGHAMAKLDVRDRTQMVVVAFRAGLV